The proteins below come from a single Bactrocera tryoni isolate S06 unplaced genomic scaffold, CSIRO_BtryS06_freeze2 scaffold_25, whole genome shotgun sequence genomic window:
- the LOC120780613 gene encoding uncharacterized protein LOC120780613 isoform X5, with amino-acid sequence MTATPQEPKWSLERRESSGHLVWRKESPSSKVRFRFDVEVLEFEKHPHEDIEYKKGGYSASNITSTIALCATCVAAVAISVFLPWYLMDKALSRGS; translated from the coding sequence CTCAGGAACCTAAATGGAGTTTGGAGCGACGTGAGTCGTCGGGTCACTTGGTTTGGCGGAAGGAGTCTCCCAGTTCTAAAGTACGTTTTCGTTTTGATGTTGAAGTATTGGAATTTGAGAAACATCCCCATGAAGATATTGAATACAAAAAAGGCGGATATTCTGCTAGCAATATTACTTCAACTATAGCACTCTGTGCTACATGTGTTGCGGCGGTGGCTATTAGCGTTTTTTTACCATGGTATCTTATGGATAAGGCGCTATCAAGGGGTTCATAG